The proteins below are encoded in one region of Chitinophagales bacterium:
- the bcp gene encoding thioredoxin-dependent thiol peroxidase — translation MLEPGDKAPAFKAKDQNGNIVSLAGLLGKKVVLYFYPEDDTPTCTEEACNLRDNYALLRKEGFEILGISPDDVKSHKKFETKFNLPFPLLADPDKKIIEAYGVWGEKQMFGHRYMGVFRHTYIIDETGKVEKVFRKVISKNHAQQILDSYTVKK, via the coding sequence ATGCTTGAACCAGGAGATAAAGCCCCCGCCTTTAAGGCAAAAGATCAAAACGGCAACATTGTTTCGCTTGCCGGATTGCTCGGTAAAAAAGTGGTACTCTATTTCTATCCGGAAGATGATACGCCAACGTGTACAGAAGAAGCCTGTAACCTTCGTGACAACTATGCTTTACTGAGAAAGGAAGGATTTGAAATTCTGGGTATCAGTCCTGATGACGTGAAATCGCACAAGAAATTTGAAACGAAATTCAACCTGCCCTTCCCGCTTCTAGCTGATCCTGACAAGAAAATAATTGAAGCCTATGGCGTCTGGGGCGAGAAGCAAATGTTCGGTCACCGCTATATGGGTGTCTTCCGGCATACTTATATTATTGACGAAACGGGGAAGGTGGAAAAGGTGTTCAGAAAAGTAATATCAAAGAATCATGCACAACAGATACTGGACAGCTATACTGTGAAAAAATAA
- the nhaA gene encoding Na+/H+ antiporter NhaA, which translates to MKPMLNPIAEMSRKGQLTGILLIIATIFSLVLSNSSWRESYYHLWHIPLGFAGYQASAGHWINDGLMVIFFFMVGLEIRREVVQGELADIRQSLLPVLAAAGGMAVPAILYTLFNLYGGNLNGWAIPTATDIAFSLGILSLMGNRVPFALKVFLTALAIIDDLGAVLVIAVFYTDTIHTGPLICSALIILFLLVLQRFKVRPLLLYFLPGVLLWWFILHSGVHATVAGVLLAFCVPMHSVESLEHALQKPVNYLILPLFALANTAITIPAAGVSVLFNAPGLGIITGLLLGKPIGILLASWLAVKAGLAQLPKMVSWRMLLAAGCAAGIGFTMSIFIATLAFDDAALLDGAKLAILVGSFLSGLAGVILLAGKKVKDA; encoded by the coding sequence ATGAAACCCATGCTGAATCCTATTGCTGAAATGTCGCGGAAGGGGCAACTGACCGGCATACTTTTAATCATCGCCACTATCTTTTCCCTGGTGCTGAGTAATTCATCATGGAGGGAAAGTTATTATCATCTGTGGCACATACCGCTTGGTTTTGCGGGCTACCAGGCATCAGCCGGGCATTGGATCAATGACGGTCTGATGGTTATTTTTTTCTTCATGGTCGGTTTGGAAATTCGCCGCGAAGTAGTGCAGGGTGAGCTCGCTGATATTCGGCAGTCGTTGTTGCCGGTGCTGGCAGCGGCAGGCGGCATGGCTGTGCCGGCCATTTTATACACACTATTCAACCTGTACGGCGGCAACCTTAACGGATGGGCAATTCCAACGGCAACAGACATTGCCTTTTCACTTGGCATCTTATCACTCATGGGCAACAGGGTTCCCTTTGCCCTGAAGGTATTCCTTACCGCTCTTGCCATTATTGATGACCTCGGAGCCGTGCTGGTGATCGCCGTTTTCTATACCGATACTATTCATACCGGGCCGCTTATTTGCAGTGCGTTGATCATCCTCTTTTTACTCGTGCTGCAACGATTTAAAGTGCGCCCGCTATTGTTATACTTTTTACCAGGCGTACTGCTGTGGTGGTTCATCCTGCATTCAGGTGTGCATGCCACTGTCGCCGGCGTGCTGCTGGCTTTTTGTGTGCCGATGCATTCCGTAGAATCATTGGAACACGCTTTGCAAAAACCCGTCAACTATTTGATCCTGCCGCTTTTCGCTCTCGCAAATACTGCCATCACCATTCCGGCAGCCGGAGTGTCAGTGTTGTTTAATGCACCTGGCTTAGGGATTATTACCGGCCTGTTGCTGGGTAAGCCAATAGGCATACTGCTGGCCTCCTGGCTGGCGGTAAAGGCGGGCCTGGCGCAACTGCCGAAGATGGTTTCGTGGAGAATGTTGCTGGCCGCAGGATGCGCAGCAGGCATTGGTTTCACGATGTCTATTTTTATAGCCACACTGGCATTTGATGATGCCGCCTTGTTAGACGGTGCAAAGTTGGCTATACTCGTGGGTTCGTTTTTATCCGGGTTGGCCGGAGTTATATTGCTTGCAGGAAAGAAGGTGAAGGATGCATAA
- a CDS encoding flavin reductase family protein has product MNNIKRKISRYLNTRKLHAVAISEDDTARVVISSGRQQYDVQNAHALLSLKPFAIAVNAAAVPDIHAEEVTLQIIKNEKVLGALRLTATGKEATGGLQLLLFEATLTHQPFHWPEYTWNILLLSLKNSTNKKSQNFMVPPDELLKLFVFSLKPRPVYLVSVQHDHGYDIFPVDIAGSIDETHCIYSIRSSSAVIPMIKSVKRICAATVPFDQRQAAYRLGHYHQASIVPEADAVPTVLSQVYRIPVPAFAVQVQELLLEHSFSKGVHTQFVFRVAHHYAWSKAPVLGHTPWFNRHYFRESSAVFK; this is encoded by the coding sequence ATGAACAACATCAAAAGAAAAATATCACGCTACCTGAATACACGGAAGCTTCATGCCGTGGCAATCAGTGAAGACGATACGGCGAGGGTAGTCATCAGCAGTGGCAGGCAGCAATATGACGTACAAAATGCGCATGCCCTCCTATCGCTTAAGCCATTTGCCATCGCGGTGAATGCTGCTGCTGTGCCTGACATACATGCGGAAGAAGTTACGTTGCAGATAATAAAGAATGAAAAAGTATTGGGAGCGCTACGGCTGACAGCAACCGGTAAAGAAGCAACAGGCGGATTGCAGTTGCTCCTCTTCGAAGCAACGCTGACGCATCAACCATTTCACTGGCCGGAGTACACCTGGAATATCTTGCTGCTGTCTTTGAAGAACAGCACGAATAAAAAATCACAAAATTTCATGGTGCCGCCCGATGAATTGCTGAAACTTTTTGTATTCAGTCTCAAGCCACGTCCGGTTTACCTTGTTTCGGTGCAGCACGACCATGGTTATGACATCTTCCCGGTTGACATTGCCGGCTCTATCGATGAAACACATTGTATCTATAGCATTCGTTCGAGCAGTGCGGTGATACCGATGATCAAATCAGTAAAAAGAATCTGCGCTGCAACGGTGCCGTTTGATCAGCGACAGGCTGCTTACCGGCTTGGTCATTATCATCAGGCCAGTATCGTTCCGGAAGCCGATGCGGTGCCAACGGTCTTGTCGCAAGTGTATAGAATTCCGGTGCCGGCATTTGCCGTTCAGGTGCAGGAGTTGCTGCTGGAACATAGTTTTAGCAAAGGTGTGCATACGCAATTTGTTTTTCGTGTCGCACATCATTATGCATGGAGCAAAGCTCCGGTGCTGGGACATACGCCCTGGTTTAACCGTCATTATTTCAGGGAAAGCTCTGCGGTTTTTAAATAA
- a CDS encoding class I SAM-dependent methyltransferase: MIKKIIKGNTFHRIRTMLFPYRLMADEYYDALYVTINGAPLFVPENIYCIHYAIAHLPTDDPVLEIGSFTGMSTCMLSHFLSLHNRENKLITVDKWEFEEKEKNYYARVLKVPPAEMKQYIRESFIRNVRHFSGEWLPHTFEMFSDEFFECWHHRRKVKNIWGTSEDTGGAVSFAYLDGNHQYAFVKRDFENVHRCLVQGGFIFFDDSAAHIRSGMHDFMKEMKQRKDYEVVLKNPNYLYRRIR, from the coding sequence ATGATCAAAAAAATAATAAAAGGCAACACCTTTCATCGTATACGCACCATGTTGTTTCCTTACCGTTTGATGGCCGATGAATATTATGATGCCTTGTATGTAACTATCAATGGAGCACCGCTCTTCGTGCCCGAGAATATTTATTGTATCCACTATGCCATAGCGCACCTGCCAACGGATGATCCTGTGCTGGAGATAGGTTCATTCACCGGCATGTCAACATGCATGCTGAGTCACTTTCTTTCGCTGCACAACCGTGAAAATAAACTGATCACGGTGGATAAATGGGAGTTTGAGGAGAAGGAGAAAAATTATTACGCGCGTGTTTTGAAAGTGCCGCCCGCGGAAATGAAACAGTACATCCGTGAATCTTTTATCCGTAATGTGCGGCACTTCAGCGGTGAGTGGTTGCCGCATACCTTTGAAATGTTTTCCGATGAATTTTTTGAATGCTGGCATCATCGCCGGAAGGTGAAAAATATTTGGGGAACATCGGAAGATACCGGCGGTGCTGTCAGCTTCGCTTACCTCGATGGCAATCATCAGTATGCATTTGTGAAGCGTGATTTTGAAAATGTTCACCGCTGCCTCGTGCAGGGTGGTTTTATCTTCTTTGATGATTCTGCCGCGCATATCAGATCCGGCATGCACGATTTCATGAAAGAGATGAAACAACGGAAAGACTATGAGGTCGTGCTGAAAAATCCGAACTATCTCTACCGGCGAATACGGTGA
- a CDS encoding glycosyltransferase: protein MTVPFQIILLTPGFAADENDTSCLPALQDFVLGWKRCCPGISLSVISFQYPHRPKSYTWHSIPVYAAGGHDKNGLMRLYTWLKVFFHLVLMKKKKRTVLLSYFLTEATFIAQQFTKIFATDHIAIAAGQDVRTTNAYLQKLHPDKLTVVVFNQQMNAELLQATGRKAAAVIPMGLLQQVTADGTADNRIIDMLIVSSLIPLKQVDKAIRIISLLKHELPDIRAQIIGKGSGYDTLIELVTTLGLNEQVTFTGAVSREAVREKMQAAKILLHTSASEGQSTVISEALSAGMYVVCHDVGRIMDHPKIAICTDEAAMLLAMKSILHLPQPDFSPVEILPVEETIKAYTRLIESLH, encoded by the coding sequence ATGACGGTCCCGTTTCAAATCATATTGCTGACGCCGGGTTTCGCAGCAGACGAAAACGATACAAGCTGCCTGCCGGCTTTGCAGGATTTTGTTTTGGGCTGGAAACGATGCTGTCCCGGCATCTCTCTATCAGTCATTTCGTTTCAATACCCTCATCGGCCGAAATCATATACATGGCATTCGATTCCTGTTTATGCAGCCGGCGGCCACGATAAAAACGGCCTGATGCGGCTGTATACCTGGCTGAAGGTTTTTTTTCACCTCGTACTGATGAAGAAAAAAAAGCGCACCGTGCTGCTTTCTTATTTTCTGACAGAAGCCACTTTTATCGCACAACAATTCACCAAAATTTTTGCGACAGATCATATTGCCATTGCCGCAGGACAAGATGTAAGAACAACTAATGCCTACCTGCAAAAACTGCATCCTGATAAGCTGACTGTAGTGGTATTCAATCAGCAGATGAATGCTGAGTTGCTTCAGGCAACAGGCAGAAAGGCAGCTGCGGTTATTCCCATGGGTTTACTGCAGCAGGTAACAGCCGATGGCACGGCAGACAACAGAATCATAGACATGCTGATCGTCAGTTCACTCATTCCTCTTAAACAGGTTGATAAAGCCATCCGGATTATTTCCCTGCTCAAGCATGAATTACCAGACATCAGGGCGCAGATTATCGGCAAAGGCTCCGGTTATGATACATTGATTGAGCTGGTAACAACACTTGGGCTAAATGAACAGGTCACCTTCACAGGCGCTGTAAGCCGTGAAGCGGTGAGAGAAAAAATGCAAGCGGCAAAAATATTACTCCACACTTCCGCATCGGAAGGGCAGTCGACAGTAATTTCTGAAGCACTGTCAGCAGGCATGTACGTGGTTTGCCATGATGTGGGAAGAATCATGGATCATCCCAAAATAGCCATCTGCACCGATGAAGCTGCGATGTTGTTGGCAATGAAAAGCATCCTGCATTTGCCGCAGCCTGATTTTTCACCGGTGGAAATATTGCCGGTAGAAGAAACCATTAAAGCATACACACGGCTCATCGAATCACTGCACTGA
- a CDS encoding YceI family protein: protein MKEMLLIVIALFCMNHAEAQDVFLSSSGTVSFFSETPVENIDATSNQVVGAVNVKTKSIFFKAKITTFAFKKALMQEHFNENYLESDKFPYSTFNGIINEPVDFSKDGDYKVTVTGTLNLHGVDQSRTIPGNITVKDGSLILSGEFMVKLADHDITIPTVVTQNIAETVKVKVQATLLPVKSDK from the coding sequence ATGAAAGAAATGCTGCTTATAGTGATCGCACTGTTCTGTATGAACCATGCAGAGGCACAGGATGTCTTCCTCTCCTCTTCCGGCACTGTTTCATTTTTTTCAGAAACACCGGTTGAAAATATTGATGCTACCAGTAACCAGGTAGTCGGCGCCGTAAATGTGAAGACCAAATCCATCTTCTTCAAAGCCAAGATCACCACTTTTGCATTTAAGAAAGCATTGATGCAGGAGCATTTTAATGAGAACTACCTGGAGAGTGATAAGTTTCCCTATTCAACATTCAACGGTATCATCAATGAGCCTGTAGATTTCAGCAAGGACGGCGACTATAAGGTTACCGTAACAGGCACTTTAAATCTGCATGGTGTGGATCAGAGCCGTACCATACCGGGCAACATCACGGTGAAAGACGGCAGCCTCATCCTTTCCGGTGAATTTATGGTGAAACTGGCTGATCATGATATCACCATTCCCACCGTGGTTACACAAAACATCGCGGAAACCGTTAAGGTTAAAGTGCAGGCAACACTGCTTCCGGTGAAGTCGGATAAATAA
- a CDS encoding T9SS type A sorting domain-containing protein, with protein sequence MLIGFSTFLSVKKVKQAIWLMAVSLIFSQAAFAQLITIPSANPNDTATRKPLGCTYGYERSAMLYTSGEVTQFGSITKVGFYLNSKNNPAAATPVVIRMKTITANTLTSTPYANIVNGSTQVYAGTITSSMLTADSWITITLNTAFNYSSNNLVILVETNYGEFGGEDFVAKQFRHSTTTTNRCEYWEDDLVPPADYGILINKRPTVQITFEPNCSGTPNPGNTLSTSTHVCLDESFTLSLQNTPTTPGLTYVWQSSPTGNNPWTNITGATASTLTTTQASPLYYRCKVTCDAGGATGTSNPILIDENAYYNCYCASYSSDISDTKINSFQMADISTSTPNGTCESYTDYTGIPGNVAAGQQVTIKIANGSCSGFVYDAYVGVYIDYNQNGVYDEATELVYGYGPIIDFNGIPDYTFIFPTVAPGGTTGMRVIITEGDSIPYACGEYVYGETEDYLLNITPAAACGGAPVPGATLSSEISVCPSEPFTLSIANYQNNTGISYQWQSSLNNIDYTNISSATSATKVQTQAAATWYRCNVTCDNSGLSTKSDPVQVIMNPFFACYCASYPTNAEDTKIDTVKIGNLIAGSSPVNCETYTDNTGANLDVANTGPVTIHIDNGSCSGQFYEAYVAVYIDYNQNKIYDGTELVYSYGPTADLHSIPDGVFNIPGSAPLGKTGMRVVLAESESVPPACGTYDYGETEDYAINIVNEPPCINPPTPGTATASVLSFCTVDVPADVTLSLTGNSIGLGQTYQWQSSPDNSLYTDIPGATNTSADVTVTTTTYYRCKVTCSGNSAYSAEATVTVKPVPLGNTQSNPIIISSFPYTHTGDNFSDNCWTSDYTNSLPQVSPDIFYAISLIDTSGTLQISTCETTGFNTYLHLVDDQGNHLSSNNNNGPYCSGQAASIEFYEGTVPVNLFIIVEGQGNDEGNYQLDVNFIPDSATAVAQAPSMATGSVSVYPNPGNGNVTVQIQLNDYSAKAADLNIFNTIGQLVQTEKITLEMGSYSGDLHLNAALPAGIYNLQLNDGNSVLSKPIVIQR encoded by the coding sequence ATGTTGATTGGATTTTCTACTTTTTTGAGTGTAAAGAAAGTGAAGCAGGCAATTTGGCTGATGGCTGTCAGCCTGATCTTTTCACAGGCGGCATTTGCGCAGCTGATCACGATACCTTCCGCTAACCCCAATGATACTGCAACGCGTAAACCCCTTGGCTGCACCTATGGTTACGAACGTTCGGCCATGCTGTATACTTCCGGTGAGGTCACACAGTTTGGCAGCATTACCAAGGTTGGTTTCTATCTCAACTCAAAAAATAATCCTGCCGCCGCCACGCCGGTTGTCATCAGGATGAAAACAATAACCGCCAATACATTAACATCAACACCTTATGCTAATATCGTGAATGGTTCCACGCAGGTGTATGCAGGTACCATTACTTCTTCTATGCTCACGGCAGACAGCTGGATCACCATCACGCTGAACACTGCTTTTAACTACAGCAGCAACAACCTCGTCATCCTCGTAGAAACAAATTACGGCGAATTTGGCGGTGAAGATTTTGTGGCCAAGCAGTTCCGGCATTCCACCACTACCACTAACCGGTGCGAGTACTGGGAAGATGACCTCGTTCCGCCTGCAGATTATGGTATCCTCATCAATAAACGCCCTACCGTTCAAATCACTTTCGAACCGAATTGCAGCGGCACGCCCAATCCCGGCAATACGCTCTCTACTTCCACGCATGTCTGCCTGGATGAAAGCTTCACCCTTTCCCTGCAAAATACACCTACCACACCCGGGCTGACTTATGTATGGCAGTCATCACCCACCGGTAACAATCCGTGGACGAACATTACAGGAGCTACAGCATCCACCTTAACTACCACACAGGCTTCACCGCTTTATTACCGTTGCAAAGTTACCTGCGATGCGGGAGGTGCCACGGGAACATCCAATCCAATACTGATCGATGAAAATGCCTATTACAATTGTTATTGCGCATCCTATTCGTCGGATATCAGCGATACAAAAATCAACTCATTCCAGATGGCTGATATCAGTACGAGCACGCCCAATGGCACCTGTGAATCGTATACTGACTATACTGGCATTCCGGGAAATGTAGCAGCCGGACAACAGGTAACTATTAAGATTGCCAACGGATCGTGCAGCGGCTTTGTCTATGATGCCTACGTGGGCGTGTATATTGATTACAATCAGAACGGTGTGTATGATGAAGCAACGGAACTGGTCTATGGTTATGGTCCGATCATTGATTTCAACGGCATACCCGACTACACTTTTATCTTTCCCACCGTAGCTCCCGGCGGCACTACCGGCATGCGTGTAATTATTACCGAAGGTGATTCAATACCTTATGCCTGCGGTGAGTATGTGTATGGTGAAACGGAAGATTACCTGCTGAACATCACGCCTGCTGCTGCCTGTGGCGGTGCGCCGGTTCCCGGGGCAACTTTATCATCAGAGATCTCTGTTTGTCCGAGCGAACCATTCACCCTTTCCATTGCAAATTACCAGAACAATACCGGCATCTCTTATCAATGGCAAAGCTCACTCAATAATATCGATTACACCAACATCAGCAGTGCCACTTCCGCTACTAAAGTGCAGACACAGGCGGCAGCCACCTGGTATCGCTGCAATGTAACCTGCGATAATTCGGGCCTCTCCACCAAATCGGATCCGGTGCAGGTAATCATGAATCCCTTTTTTGCCTGCTACTGCGCTTCTTATCCTACTAATGCTGAAGACACGAAAATTGACACCGTTAAAATCGGAAACCTCATTGCCGGGTCTTCCCCGGTGAACTGCGAAACCTATACCGACAACACCGGTGCGAACCTGGATGTTGCCAATACCGGACCCGTAACCATTCACATTGATAACGGCTCCTGCAGCGGACAGTTTTATGAAGCCTATGTAGCTGTTTACATTGATTACAACCAAAACAAAATTTACGACGGCACTGAGCTCGTTTATTCCTACGGGCCCACCGCTGATTTGCACAGCATACCCGACGGCGTGTTTAATATTCCCGGATCGGCACCGCTCGGCAAAACCGGCATGCGCGTAGTATTGGCTGAATCAGAATCCGTGCCTCCCGCCTGCGGCACTTACGATTATGGTGAAACAGAAGATTATGCCATCAACATCGTCAATGAACCGCCCTGTATTAATCCACCAACTCCCGGCACCGCAACGGCTTCTGTCTTGTCGTTCTGCACCGTGGATGTGCCGGCTGACGTTACCCTGAGTCTTACGGGTAATTCAATCGGACTTGGACAAACTTATCAATGGCAATCTTCACCTGACAATAGCCTGTATACTGACATTCCGGGTGCTACCAATACTTCAGCCGATGTAACCGTTACCACCACTACTTATTACCGTTGTAAGGTGACCTGTTCAGGCAACAGCGCCTATTCTGCCGAAGCAACAGTGACGGTAAAACCCGTCCCTTTAGGCAATACACAAAGCAATCCGATTATCATCAGCAGTTTTCCTTATACACATACCGGTGATAATTTTTCTGACAATTGCTGGACGAGCGACTACACCAATAGCCTGCCGCAGGTATCACCTGATATTTTTTATGCTATCTCGCTGATCGACACTTCCGGAACACTGCAAATTTCCACCTGCGAGACCACCGGATTTAATACTTACCTCCACCTGGTAGATGATCAGGGTAATCACCTGAGCAGCAATAACAACAATGGCCCTTATTGCTCAGGGCAGGCAGCTTCCATTGAGTTTTATGAGGGAACAGTACCGGTCAACCTATTCATCATTGTGGAAGGACAAGGCAATGATGAAGGCAACTACCAACTGGATGTGAATTTCATTCCTGATTCCGCCACGGCTGTTGCACAAGCGCCATCGATGGCAACGGGCAGCGTTAGCGTTTACCCCAATCCAGGAAATGGCAACGTGACTGTACAAATCCAGCTGAACGATTATTCTGCAAAAGCCGCTGACCTGAATATCTTTAATACCATCGGACAGTTGGTGCAGACGGAAAAGATCACACTTGAAATGGGCAGCTATTCCGGAGATCTTCACCTCAATGCTGCCTTGCCGGCAGGCATTTACAATCTGCAGCTGAATGATGGCAATTCGGTATTGTCGAAGCCAATTGTTATTCAACGCTGA
- a CDS encoding T9SS type A sorting domain-containing protein: MQKSTIVVFAFLVVTALVFSFSDVSTNIVQPPSARTGAPGELTCGTSDCHNNTPNSGAGSITIGFSDPGPVYLPGNAYTVTVTVTDAAQTRFGFEITALDATNSKAGTFAEISGGSDISFPVNVNGRLYASHHNSSATQVWSFTWTAPVTDVGPVTFYAAGNAANNNNEESGDHIYTTTLQVASDSNIGIDDPSDKTGFFVQSPVSGQVLVRYETGSASPAVIRLYNSSGQMEKELLNTTEGPGSHFHSFDISEFASGIYFIQLKSGTILHTEKILID, from the coding sequence ATGCAAAAATCTACCATTGTTGTTTTCGCTTTCCTTGTGGTTACAGCCCTTGTATTTAGTTTCTCGGATGTCAGCACTAACATTGTTCAGCCACCTTCTGCCAGAACAGGCGCTCCGGGTGAGTTAACCTGCGGCACCAGCGACTGTCATAACAATACTCCCAATTCCGGTGCAGGATCTATAACCATAGGTTTTAGCGATCCGGGGCCGGTTTACCTGCCGGGAAATGCTTATACCGTAACCGTTACCGTTACTGATGCGGCACAGACACGCTTCGGATTTGAAATCACAGCGCTTGATGCAACAAATAGCAAAGCGGGCACCTTTGCTGAAATCAGCGGCGGTTCCGATATCTCTTTTCCCGTGAATGTCAATGGCAGGCTGTATGCCTCACATCACAATTCGAGCGCCACGCAGGTTTGGAGCTTCACGTGGACAGCACCGGTAACGGATGTGGGCCCGGTAACTTTTTATGCTGCCGGTAATGCTGCCAACAATAACAATGAGGAATCGGGCGATCATATCTATACCACCACTTTGCAGGTTGCATCCGACAGCAACATCGGCATTGATGACCCTTCCGACAAAACAGGCTTCTTCGTGCAGAGCCCTGTATCCGGACAGGTGTTGGTTCGCTATGAAACAGGGTCGGCTTCACCGGCCGTAATCAGGCTGTACAACAGTTCTGGCCAAATGGAAAAAGAACTCCTCAACACTACGGAAGGCCCGGGCAGCCATTTTCATTCATTCGATATCAGTGAATTTGCATCAGGAATATATTTCATACAATTGAAGTCAGGAACTATCTTGCACACAGAAAAAATACTGATTGATTAA
- a CDS encoding MBL fold metallo-hydrolase: MFLPLSEGSFTVDDSKEFIPFDPQTDQLHDRPGSLLVDIVPFLVRTKNELVIIDPGLGMPSATGEFMILENIQRAGYSADDVTVILLSHLHKDHAGGICYGKDNAYDLMFPKARVFCQQQELDYALTKVNSPSFVLSKLDFLRSTSQLVLLKGDGNIDEDISYEISGGHTPFHQVFTIRTTAGTCFYGGDVVPQPKQLQMKFNAKYDYDGKLAAARRITYGSRAAENNYTVLFFHSAGMPMAKVRKEAGNKFLLERIGT, translated from the coding sequence ATGTTCCTCCCGCTTTCTGAAGGCAGTTTTACGGTAGATGACAGCAAGGAGTTTATTCCTTTTGATCCGCAAACCGATCAGCTGCACGACCGTCCCGGATCGTTACTCGTTGACATTGTACCGTTCCTGGTAAGAACAAAAAATGAACTGGTGATCATTGACCCGGGGCTTGGCATGCCATCGGCCACCGGTGAATTTATGATACTGGAAAATATACAACGTGCAGGTTATAGCGCAGATGATGTTACGGTGATTTTACTGAGCCACCTGCATAAAGATCATGCAGGCGGAATCTGCTATGGCAAAGACAATGCTTATGATCTCATGTTCCCGAAAGCGCGGGTCTTCTGCCAGCAGCAGGAACTCGATTATGCCCTCACCAAAGTCAACTCACCTTCTTTCGTATTATCAAAACTGGATTTCCTCAGGAGCACCAGCCAGCTTGTTTTGCTGAAGGGTGATGGTAACATTGACGAAGACATATCATATGAGATCAGCGGAGGCCATACACCTTTTCACCAGGTATTCACGATCAGGACCACGGCCGGCACCTGTTTTTATGGCGGCGATGTGGTGCCACAACCGAAACAGCTGCAAATGAAGTTTAATGCCAAATATGACTATGATGGAAAACTTGCTGCTGCCAGGCGCATCACGTATGGAAGCAGGGCGGCTGAAAATAATTATACCGTGCTCTTCTTCCATTCAGCCGGCATGCCCATGGCAAAAGTGAGAAAGGAAGCCGGTAACAAGTTTCTGTTGGAACGGATTGGAACTTGA